A single window of Aspergillus flavus chromosome 4, complete sequence DNA harbors:
- a CDS encoding putative tRNA-splicing endonuclease subunit Sen2: protein MASQSTAPEAAAAAVKSESTNNNASQGRPGRFSRPNYRQIHRFPLPLSVHPLPPLIPHNPLSIVSVLLSYLTYLIAPPHDEVYSAYFDSETSSVHVTDAKAIRALWEMGFFGKGSLSRSEPSWMEREKKRRGLLGGVTSEEVTRQRRTERRELKLERARMEKLAIEQRLMAEAAAREAGNTSIDQSALPPSADGVTSSIPPATEKFSLRKAREAKLSESQRPVAQTEGADTPNAPDISPSNGSKTVRFSSVVQAKELVSDSSVVRAPDPAVDEQGTEDEPSLKNEEHLQLSNEEAFFLVYGLGALQIVDGKRNAVLSPPSLLSRFCQHSYCPPRGLSSNLEPDDPFMISYIVYHHFRSLGWVVRSGVKFGVDYLLYNRGPVFSHAEFAVVIIPSFEHPYWSETEERKAHCARKQARSWWWLHCVNRVQAQVKKSLVVCYVDVPPPLFGEANAPSEDIGALLARYTVREMLIRRWVPNRTRD from the coding sequence ATGGCTTCTCAATCCACTGCCCCCGAGGCTGCAGCTGCCGCTGTGAAGTCCGAGTCTACAAACAATAATGCCTCCCAAGGTCGTCCTGGCCGGTTCTCTAGGCCCAATTACAGACAAATTCACcgtttccctcttcctctcagtgtgcatcctcttcctcctttaATACCACATAACCCTCTGTCCATCGTCAGCGTGCTACTCTCGTATTTGACATACTTGATTGCTCCCCCACACGATGAAGTCTACTCGGCCTACTTTGATTCCGAGACATCATCCGTTCATGTTACAGATGCCAAAGCTATCCGAGCATTGTGGGAGATGGGCTTCTTCGGTAAAGGAAGTTTGAGTCGAAGCGAGCCTAGTTGGATGGAacgggagaagaagaggagaggatTACTCGGTGGTGTTACAAGTGAAGAGGTTACGCGTCAGCGAAGAACCGAGCGTCGTGAGTTGAAATTAGAGAGAGCAAGGATGGAAAAACTAGCTATCGAACAGAGACTCATGGCGGAAGCTGCCGCGAGGGAAGCCGGCAACACATCGATTGATCAGTCGGCTTTGCCACCATCCGCAGATGGTGTCACTAGTAGTATACCTCCTGCTACAGAGAAGTTTTCCCTGAGGAAGGCTAGGGAGGCTAAATTGTCTGAGTCACAACGACCGGTAGCACAAACGGAGGGAGCAGATACCCCCAACGCCCCTGATATCTCTCCCTCCAACGGGAGCAAAACTGTACGGTTCTCTTCAGTTGTTCAGGCAAAGGAGTTAGTTTCCGATTCGAGTGTCGTGCGTGCGCCCGATCCGGCAGTTGATGAGCAGGGAACGGAGGATGAGCCTTCattgaagaatgaagaacaCCTTCAACTGTCTAACGAGGAGGCTTTCTTTCTGGTATACGGTCTTGGCGCTCTACAGATCGTCGATGGCAAACGAAATGCCGTTTTGTCCCCCCCTTCTTTACTGTCTCGGTTCTGTCAGCATTCATACTGCCCTCCTCGTGGTCTTTCATCCAATTTAGAACCGGACGATCCTTTCATGATATCCTACATTGTGTATCACCACTTTCGGTCTCTTGGATGGGTTGTGCGCTCCGGAGTGAAATTCGGAGTGGACTACCTCCTCTACAATCGCGGGCCTGTCTTCTCGCATGCAGAGTTTGCAGTTGTGATCATACCATCATTTGAGCACCCTTACTGGTCCGAGACCGAGGAGAGGAAGGCTCATTGTGCTAGGAAACAGGCGCGCAGCTGGTGGTGGCTCCATTGCGTTAACCGAGTGCAAGCTcaggtgaagaagagcctAGTGGTCTGCTACGTGGATGTCCCACCGCCTTTGTTCGGAGAAGCCAATGCTCCGTCAGAGGATATCGGCGCTCTTCTTGCCCGTTATACAGTACGAGAGATGTTGATCAGGCGATGGGTGCCAAACCGGACTCGGGACTAG
- a CDS encoding H/ACA ribonucleoprotein complex subunit 3, with product MHLMYTLDAEGKRVYTLKKVSPEGKVTKSAHPARFSPDDKYSRHRVTLKKRFGLLLTQQKDLQTSEL from the exons ATGCATCTTATG TACACTCTGGACGCTGAGGGAAAGCGGGTGTATACCCTGAAGAAGGTTTCCCCTGAGGGAAAGGTTACCAAGAGCGCTCATCCTGCTCG CTTCTCGCCCGATGACAAGTACTCTCGCCACCGCGTgaccttgaagaagagatttggTCTCCTCCTGACCCAGCAGAAGG ATTTGCAAACCTCCGAGCTGTAG
- a CDS encoding proteasome maturation ans ribosome synthesis protein Nop10 (putative 20S-pre-rRNA D-site endonuclease nob1) yields the protein MADTTSPPKPVHTIVLDAGPILKNTPPLSTLLAQCEELLITPSVVSEIRDPDARLRVETMYLPFLKQRTPTPKSVSVLSEFAKKTGDRAVLSRTDIEVLALAYEVECERNGGDWRLRSVPGQKQVNGKPPVKEEEKKPETADESGQIEEKVENPEVDAVAEDLKNTALEKPDEKSQDGVTAAAETKPVEQSTPQEPQEEDDEAADSDGGEWITPSNLKKKQARDEGISASATPEPKVMQVATMTTDFACQNVLLQMNLNLLSTTTLQRIRHLKSFIKRCHACFFTTKDMNKQFCPRCGKDTLTRVSCTTDANGQFKMHLKKNMQWNNRGNVFSIPKPTHGSSSGKWKGGGGKGGWGTELVLAEDQKEYVRATAEESRRLRKERDLMDEDYLPGILTGERSKHGGRIKVGAGRNVNSRKR from the exons ATGGCGGATACGACATCGCCGCCCAAGCCCGTCCACACCATCGTCCTTGATGCTGGCCCTATTCTGAAGAATACCCCGCCGTTATCCACCCTTCTCGCACAATGCGAGGAACTTCTCATTACTCCATCGGTGGTCAGTGAAATTCGCGATCCCGATGCCCGTCTCAGAGTTGAAACGATGTATCTGCCATTCTTAAAGCAACGGACTCCGACCCCGAAGAGCGTCAGTGTATTGAGCGAATTCGCCAAGAAGACTGGCGATAGGGCCGTTCTGAGTAGAACTGATATTGAGGTTCTGGCGCTTGCATATGAAGTAGAATGTGAAAGAAACGGTGGCGATTGGCGGCTGCGCAGCGTCCCCGGACAGAAACAGGTGAATGGCAAGCCACCCGttaaggaggaagaaaaaaagcccGAGACGGCGGATGAGTCTGGCCAGATTGAGGAGAAGGTCGAAAATCCCGAAGTTGATGCGGTTGCGGAGGATCTGAAGAACACGGCTTTAGAGAAACCGGACGAGAAGTCACAGGATGGAGTCACCGCTGCCGCAGAAACCAAGCCAGTCGAACAATCAACCCCTCAAGAGCCtcaggaagaggacgacgaaGCCGCTGACTCGGACGGCGGAGAATGGATCACCCCTTCAaatctgaagaagaagcaagcCCGCGACGAGGGTATCTCTGCGTCGGCGACACCGGAGCCCAAGGTTATGCAAGTCGCGACGATGACGACTGATTTTGCG TGCCAAAACGTATTACTCCAGATGAACCTGAACCTACTGTCAACGACAACCTTGCAGAGAATTCGCCATCTTAAGTCCTTCATTAAACGCTGTCACGCTTGTTTCTTCACGACCAAGGACATGAACAAGCAGTTCTGCCCGCGCTGCGGAAAAGACACCCTTACTCGTGTCTCTTGCACTACCGATGCCAATGGGCAGTTCAAGATGCATCTGAAGAAAAACATGCAATGGAACAACCGAGGAAACGTATTCAGTATTCCCAAGCCCACCCATGGAAGCTCTAGTGGGAAGTGGAAAGGAGGCGGAGGTAAAGGTGGCTGGGGAACCGAACTCGTTCTCGCCGAAGACCAAAAAGAATATGTCAGAGCTACCGCCGAAGAAAGCCGAAGACTTCGGAAGGAACGGGATCTTATGGACGAGGACTATCTCCCCGGAATCCTGACTGGAGAGCGAAGCAAGCATGGTGGTCGGATCAAAGTTGGCGCTGGTAGGAATGTGAATTCGAGGAAGCGGTAA